The following coding sequences lie in one Fusarium poae strain DAOMC 252244 chromosome 1, whole genome shotgun sequence genomic window:
- a CDS encoding hypothetical protein (SECRETED:SignalP(1-18)), with protein sequence MRLSNLLVPASLVHLVLARAFPAEKLKGRQLDQEPVCSSAQPTTKAPHKNFWGSLTKKETADVLALLHSNATGFNLTVADKATSRDNKIMSIELMMPNKSDVLPFLSDSNGAPTRYALAAVMFGAPEEAYLQEFKVGPLPITNSSVVAPYTFANTKAGDGKIAVANPDTQEYADFNLKIMKEAEDVTKRLWNLTVDDGLQIPLAFAAPLNVTEGRVIMWQGFNAPVTSIYDTISLLPLGLFLRTDITGRDPSKWKVTGWVYNNEFYKDLDGLRAAMDEPGFKALGMNLDEPWAHTTKQGDDLPLDDEVPPASVQSGKSRFSVDEDESYVTWMDFSFYTSITRDNGLRLYDVRYKGKRILYELGMDEAIAHYAGIDPVQSGICYFDSMSGFAPAMISLVKGYDCPAYSHYVNVTETTGEKTFTQKDGLCMFEIDKGYPIQRHSWAGHTTVTKNIAFNVRAIYTIGNYDYMMTYSFHLDGSIEVSVRASGYISSAFYAQNEDYGFKIHDSLSGSLHDHVITFKADFDILGEKNSLQKIAIEPTTEKYKWSDMTRNTMKAVKSFIENEDDGKINWTPNGGSMYAVVNKDAKNAYGENPGWRIAPATGVAYLTVEDSSVTQNAAHHATHHLYVTRQKDNELYAVGAFNSLTPADPQVDFNKYFDGESLDQEDIVVWFNLGMHHMPHTGDLPNTVFSTAHSAMLIEPFNYNVGDPSQASSQQVLIKVNKEGGKAEVVTHGAKNATCPIDLAQLNPDLSDYSNSISVLKYPFDGSKPDRS encoded by the exons ATGCGTCTCTCGAATCTTTTGGTCCCGGCCTCTCTGGTTCATCTGGTCCTAGCCAGGGCTTTTCCTGCTGAGAAGCTGAAAGGCCGACAGCTGGATCAGGAACCTGTTTGTTCCTCAGCCCAGCCGACGACGAAAGCTCCTCACAAGAACTTTTGGGGTTCTCTGACCAAAAAGGAGACTGCCGATGTGCTTGCTCTTCTGCATAGCAATGCAACAGGTTTCAACCTGACCGTTGCAGACAAGGCTACCAG CCGAGACAACAAGAT TATGTCTATTGAACTCATGATGCCTAACAAGAGCGATGTCCTTCCATTCCTGTCAGATAGCAACGGTGCCCCAACACGATACGCCCTCGCTGCAGTCATGTTTGGTGCACCCGAGGAAGCCTATCTCCAGGAATTCAAGGTTGGACCGCTGCCGATCACTAATTCATCAGTTGTCGCGCCTTACACTTTTGCAAACACAAAGGCTGGTGACGGTAAGATTGCAGTTGCCAACCCTGATACGCAGGAGTATGCCGATTTCAATCTTAAGATTATGAAGGAGGCAGAGGACGTGACCAAGCGTCTTTGGAACCTG ACGGTCGATGATGGACTCCAGATCCCATTAGCTTTTGCGGCCCCTCTCAATGTTACTGAAGGAAGGGTCATCATGTGGCAAGGTTTCAACGCGCCTGTCACCAGCATCTACGACACTATTTCACTACTCCCACTGGGCCTGTTCTTGAGGACGGACATCACAGGTCGTGATCCTAGTAAGTGGAAGGTGACTGGGTGGGTATACAACAATGAATTCTACAAAGATCTCGATGGTCTCCGCGCAGCTATGGACGAACCCGGCTTTAAGGCCCTGGGAATGAATCTGGACGAGCCTTGGGCCCACACTACCAAACAGGGTGATGATCTCCCTCTGGACGACGAAGTTCCCCCAGCATCTGTTCAATCTGGCAAGTCGAGATTCTctgttgatgaggatgagagtTATGTGACCTGGA TGGACTTTTCTTTCTACACCAGCATCACCCGAGACAATGGGCTTCGGCTTTATGATGTTAGATACAAGGGCAAGAGGATTCTCTACGAG CTCGGAATGGATGAAGCCATCGCGCATTATGC AGGCATTGATCCCGTACAATCTGGAATCTG TTATTTTGACAGCATGTCTGGATTCGCCCCCGCAATGATCTCCCTCGTCAAGG GTTACGACTGCCCAGCCTATTCGCACTACGTCAATGTCACTGAGACCACAGGCGAGAAAACATTCACTCAGAAGGACGGCCTCT GCATGTTCGAGATCGACAAGGGTTACCCTATCCAGCGACACTCCTGGGCCGGACACACCACCGTGACAAAGAATATCGCTTTCAATGTCCGAGCTATCTACACAATCGGAAACTACGACTACATGATGACCTATTCGTTCCACCTTGACGGTTCAATCGAAGTATCTGTCAGAGCATCGGGCTATATCTCGTCGGCATTCTACGCTCAGAACGAAGACTACGGTTTCAAGATCCACGACAGTCTTTCTGGATCTCTCCATGATCACGTCATCACATTCAAAGCCGATTTCGACATCTTGGGGGAGAAGAACTCTTTGCAAAAGATTGCCATTGAACCTACGACTGAGAA ATATAAGTGGTCTGATATGACACGCAACACTATGAAGGCAGTCAAGAGCTTCATCGAgaatgaagatgatggcaaGATCAACTGGACTCCCAATGGTGGCTCAATGTATGCTGTGGTCAACAAAGACGCGAAAAATGCCTACGGAGAAAACCCCGGTTGGAGGATTGCACCAG CTACTGGTGTGGCTTATCTCACCGTCGAAGACTCGTCGGTTACACAGAACGCTGCTCACCATGCAACCCATCATCTTTATGTCACTCGACAAAAAGATAACGAGTTGTATGCTGTCGGAGCCTTCAATTCGCTGACTCCCGCGGATCCCCAGGTTGACTTTAACAAGTATTTCGACGGCGAGTCGCTTGACCAAGAGGACAT TGTTGTTTGGTTCAATCTGGGAATGCATCACATGCCTCACACAGGTGATCTTCCCAACACCGTCTTCTCGACCGCGCACTCAGCCATGCTCATTGAGCCTTTCAACTATAATGTGGGCGATCCTTCGCAAGCTAGTTCCCAGCAAGTCTTGATCAAGGTCAACAAGGAGGGTGGCAAGGCTGAGGTTGTTACTCACGGCGCAAAGAATGCTACTTGTCCAATTGATCTG GCACAACTGAACCCTGATCTGTCAGATTATTCTAACAGCATCAGTGTTCTCAAGTACCCCTTCGATGGATCAAAGCCAGACCGGTCTTGA
- a CDS encoding hypothetical protein (SECRETED:SignalP(1-18)) — protein MLFTNAIVALALSVSINAMPQPYPNKCGDQVCPADKPKCCEVIVNGVAELGCFQECPAPTSAKAILGRREEPVAAVAASPPIATFGPKCGDSFFCPVGKVCCPDALYTCADPDKVSEQCPKVPSA, from the exons ATGCTCTTCACAAACGCCATCGTCGCTCTCGCTCTCAGTGTTTCTATCAACGCCATGCCCCAGCCGTACCCAAACAAATGCGGCGACCAAGTTTGCCCTGCTGACAAGCCAAAATGCTGCGAAGTCATTGTCAATGGAGTTGCCGAACTTGGTTGTTTCCAGGAATGTCCTGCTCCAACTTCAGCTAAAGCAATTTTGGGACGACGCGAAGAACCAGTGGCTGCCGTTGCGGCATCCCCTCCTATTGCTACCTTTGGCCCCAAGTGTGGAGACTCTTTCTTCTGTCCCGTCGGAAAAGTCTGCTGCCCTGATGCGCTTTACACATGcgccgaccctgacaaggtCAGCGAGCAGTGTCCCAA AGTCCCCTCCGCATAG